A window of Plasmodium brasilianum strain Bolivian I chromosome 8, whole genome shotgun sequence contains these coding sequences:
- a CDS encoding ATP synthase F0 subunit d-like protein, with product MKSLKTFNRECKRFSTLSSLKKKWQDLSSYITKDSDMSNWRDLNAKIFEAEVLVQKDKGHFKKIDWSEWNEKISNKELLLCMKNFYDSQISALEEIEAGEEKEAKSGMHQKSKTHEEDILFEEALKNCKKAEENSAKLLIDGAKTLWISFHNPPVNNLDNNEWMDSDLYWQAFVEKHSVYNLNSKNLSPEDEENRNLEKNEWHKKTMKFNERSDTPILYDYMINLPSWEYYDINRRIFLENLIYFLLRTGLNYRFFPELFRWKWKTHIEDLRFQYLEIAQKRRKDYQLEKVKREVALELQPIDYEHKGEEFHLKLLHHFRDYQNVVLSRLMSNYIFLCQPYIPIQTKEGLSNVLKKYTTGKLYKLNDQITCLFFLPDHLQVTDESNNLMYKPLDALNNFYNYLKSKNVTWNDSYHKMLHIFTQVLQERGQYWLNIPNESIPDSFLRKYNKDDSLFPVFVQYVSQLKEIFSNKIEIPIKNYEYEIAIIHKKYNDECAFFHSFVKAFLPDDITLLLHDNNLPDFFKLNENEIKQLVKDGQIRVIDENTNEEIVEPSKILAYVKGQEAYKQELQEFVKSLPA from the exons ATGAAATCTTTGAAAACTTTTAACAG AGAATGTAAACGCTTTAGTACATTATCATCCCTGAAAAAGAAATGGCAAGACCTAAGTTCGTACATAACAAAAGATAGTGATATGTCCAATTGGCGAGATCTCAATGCAAAAATTTTTGAGGCGGAAGTTCTAGTACAGAAGGACAAAGGccactttaaaaaaatcgaCTGGAGCGAGtggaatgaaaaaattagcaACAAGGAACTTTTGCTTTG CATGAAAAACTTTTACGACAGTCAAATAAGTGCGTTGGAGGAAATTGAAGCAGGAGAGGAGAAAGAAGCAAAAAGTGGAATGCACCAAAAAAGCAAGACACATGAAGAGGATATCCTATTTGAGGAAGCTCTAAAGAACTGCAAAAAGGCGGAAGAGAATTCTGCAAAACTTCTAATTGACGGAGCTAAAACGTTGTGGATAAGTTTTCACAATCCTCCGGTAAATAATTTAGATAATAACGAATGGATGGATAGTGACCTGTACTGGCAAGCTTTTGTTGAAAAACATTCAGTTTATAACCTGAACAGCAAGAATTTAAGTCCAGAAGATGAAGAGAACAgaaatttggaaaaaaacgaatggcataaaaaaacaatgaaATTTAATGAAAGGAGTGACACTCCtattttatatgattatatGATTAATCTACCATCATGGGAATATTACGATATTAATAGAAGAATTTTTcttgaaaatttaatttattttttattaagaacTGGATTAAATTATCGATTTTTTCCTGAACTCTTCAGGTGGAAGTGGAAAACACATATAGAAGATTTACGATTTCAATATTTAGAGATAGCACAAAAGAGGAGAAAAGATTATCAATTAGAAAAAGTAAAGAGAGAAGTAGCATTGGAATTACAACCAATTGATTATGAACATAAAGGAGAAGAATTTCATTTGAAACTATTACATCATTTCCGAGATTATCAAAATGTGGTGCTCTCAAGATTGATGtccaattatatttttttatgtcaaCCATATATTCCTATTCAAACAAAAGAAGGGCTAtcaaatgttttaaaaaagtacacaacaggaaaattatataagttaAATGATCAAATaacatgtttattttttttacctgaCCATTTGCAAGTTACTGATGAAAGTAATAATCTTATGTACAAACCATTGGATGcactaaataatttttataattatttgaaaagtaaaaatgttACATGGAATGACTCTTATCATAAAATGCTTCATATATTTACGCAAGTATTACAAGAAAGAGGGCAGTATTGGCTGAATATACCGAATGAGAGCATTCCGGattcttttttaagaaaatataataaggaCGATTCCTTATTCCCAGTCTTTGTACAATACGTTTCACagttaaaagaaattttttcaaataaaattgaaataccaattaaaaattatgaatatgaaatagctattattcataaaaaatataatgacgAGTGTGCTTTTTTTCACAGTTTTGTTAAAGCCTTTTTACCTGAtgatattacattattattgcATGACAATAATTTACctgatttttttaaattaaacgAAAATGAGATAAAACAATTAGTGAAGGATGGACAAATCAGAGTAATTGATGAGAACACGAATGAGGAAATTGTCGAGCCGAGCAAAATCCTGGCATATGTGAAGGGGCAGGAGGCGTACAAGCAGGAACTCCAGGAGTTCGTCAAATCGCTGCCTGCATAG
- a CDS encoding E3 ubiquitin-protein ligase, with product MNSNSEQRGPPDEGEERNGIFLYNNETNNEGESCNILCLFLFFISLFFIMIMTADNAVQQSSEYDNSSNANIHGEESSILNNYNDSKMMNDVYENVLIQSLNFKGHYKIRSSDMSEKYGTEKWDRNDLENKEMHNEKKKQSFLSDGGDFEAKMITLKLALHNVTKVFVFFHFDPYNSVSSNNEEDKLKYGVTGNKKKDYQNSEKRKGIKKKKYEFLGLTGININRKNNFIFNGTGYNISTFCQSKEEKCLCNYTININQNVNMYESTSLRELEESYLYSLKNYLMNEPEYYNEYISSDYYQQYEKYLNHIEQYYNDNIIKREASDYSATPPPIGTNIHGDVNKNGETNVSKTNNEPVLGAPLGASLEIPLKEPLEVPPLSTTTDDRFDSVRTGDAHAGGEANIKEGTATRSPGAEDGSDGEGKEKDTSNSAGKRKANYDGYILSNNCNIFISFEGEDIDKRFSSAKVINFSILFNIKSLIELGLFWSQIGYNENMRNMAKTSLISICLNSFIEIFESLLLLYEVMLSKLLLIHFIIMVLLKFLLFTLMEVRYILIIWKANHQQDINDGWEQMQRKLSILYKYYYGSILLVIILFYYVFPFCPYVLLVLYLCWFPQILLDIWKGQRNSVNLKFVFSLSLCRLFLPIYIYLYPYNIFQLDVFAQVIDTSNTTFSILLIILMITQLILMFLQRKYGPRYFVNTDILPHVHNYYKTIDANFEAGIPECVICMYDIVLKDNKYCVTPCYHIFHENCLQQWMNVKLECPTCRGALPNFP from the coding sequence atgaacagcAACTCGGAGCAGAGAGGGCCACCAGATGAAGGGGAAGAACGAAatggtatatttttatataacaacGAAACAAACAATGAAGGGGAATcgtgtaatattttatgtttatttcttttttttatttctttgttttttataatgatCATGACAGCAGATAATGCAGTTCAACAGAGTAGCGAATAtgataatagtagtaatgcTAACATACATGGAGAAGAGAGtagtatattaaataattataatgataGCAAAATGATGAATGACGTATATGAAAATGTATTGATACAAAGTTTAAATTTCAAGGGTCATTACAAAATTAGATCTAGTGATATGAGTGAAAAGTATGGAACAGAAAAATGGGATAGGAACGATCtggaaaataaagaaatgcataatgaaaaaaaaaagcaaagtTTTCTGTCAGATGGGGGTGATTTTGAAGCTAAGATGATAACACTAAAGCTTGCACTACATAATGTAACAAAggtttttgtgttttttcaCTTTGACCCGTACAACTCAgttagtagtaataatgaagaggataaattaaaatatggaGTAACAggtaataagaaaaaagactATCAGAATAGTGAAAAACggaaaggaataaaaaaaaagaaatatgaatttttagGTTTAACTggtataaacataaatagaaaaaataattttatttttaatggaaCCGGATATAACATATCGACATTCTGCCAATCAAAAGAAGAGAAAtgtttatgtaattatacaataaatattaatcagaatgtaaatatgtacgaATCAACATCTTTAAGAGAATTAGAAGAATCATACTTATATTCATTAAAGAATTATCTGATGAATGAACCTGAATATTACaatgaatatatatcatcTGACTATTATCAACAATATGAAAAGTATTTAAATCATATTGAACAATATTATAACGATAACATTATTAAAAGGGAAGCGAGCGATTACTCAGCAACCCCCCCTCCTATAGGGACGAACATACATGGagatgtaaataaaaatggtgAAACGAATGTTAGCAAGACGAATAATGAACCTGTTTTGGGAGCACCGCTGGGAGCGTCGTTGGAGATACCGTTGAAGGAACCGCTGGAGGTACCTCCTTTGAGCACCACAACAGATGATAGATTTGACTCCGTTCGTACAGGAGATGCACATGCAGGGGGAGAGGCAAATATAAAGGAGGGTACTGCTACGCGCAGTCCTGGTGCGGAAGATGGGTCGGATGGAGAAGGAAAAGAGAAGGACACTTCTAACAGCGCTGGGAAGCGGAAGGCAAACTACGATGGTTATATTCTGTCGAACAACTGTAACATCTTCATATCGTTCGAAGGGGAAGATATCGACAAAAGGTTCTCCTCCGCGAAGGTAATTAACTTTTCCATTCTGTTTAATATAAAGTCGTTAATAGAGTTAGGTTTGTTTTGGTCCCAGATAGGATATAACGAAAACATGAGAAACATGGCAAAGACATCGTTAATATCTATATGTTTAAATTCTTTCATCGAGATATTTGAGTCGTTACTACTACTGTATGAAGTGATGTTATCAAAATTATTGctaattcattttatcattatggtattattaaaatttttattgtttacaTTGATGGAAGTtcgttatatattaataatatggaAAGCTAATCATCAACAAGACATTAATGATGGGTGGGAACAAATGCAAAGGAaattaagtatattatataaatattattatggtagtatattattagtaatcattttattttattatgtttttccattttgtccatatgtattattagtattatatttatgttggTTTCCACAAATATTACTAGATATATGGAAAGGACAAAGAAACTctgttaatttaaaatttgttttttccttatccTTATGCCGCTTATttttacctatatatatttatttatacccatataacatatttcaGTTAGATGTTTTTGCACAAGTAATTGATACATCCAATACAACTTTTagtattcttttaattattttaatgattaCACAATTAATTCTTATGTTTCTCCAAAGGAAATATGGTCCACGTTATTTTGTAAACACTGATATACTAccacatgtacataattattataaaacaatCGATGCTAATTTTGAAGCAGGTATACCTGAATGtgtaatatgtatgtacgatATTGTACTGAAGGACAACAAATACTGTGTTACCCCTTGTTACCATATTTTCCACGAGAACTGCCTGCAGCAATGGATGAACGTAAAGCTGGAGTGCCCAACCTGCAGGGGCGCCCTCCCAAACTTTCCCTAG
- a CDS encoding heptatricopeptide repeat-containing protein: protein MLKHIYLRIMNAQKSLKKKNISRHPNNYHYIDNNNMTKEKWIQLKNYYSPHESNRTTALDRNGTIDKVSTCVVDRCICEKDQAEDCMRKVNIHMRKCEQYIEGGNIKETTLLLRQVNGRNGLIKDRSSCMKGNRDGGELRDEYHVKDKHEHERNRAYHPNNGPLPLQLGGEKNTHHNNLFLDKFGISSKRGKNELKCELKNELNDNLMLVLNYSSLQVLRSLNMRYAYVNSKEYFMSLSLICNQLAVNKFNDKEFWLILSNKLTKVLKIKNINKIFCIRWLSLILNSFARVHILNKDFMKEASAVIMQCRSKDEMHSFDISQIVNSFSKLNYIDYNLFEFLEKFIYDKIDELSYQSISNICNAYCKLGKNNEILFSHLSKRVQTNLDKFNEQELANILNSYSKLNEKYVNLFNKSLQHVLDRFYKFKPVEIVMITNAYSKCNIYCKSFFSSLYCYIKNYSALFQPGELAIIANSYATFNMREVHTFEFIKKRIINKEYLLEDRNVAMLLHAYGKLLIRDEDFILNLLKKKKDVIKSLDSRNLTLFYVSLVKLNIHIPPDIYKSFKIMISKNLYSFTDLALVSICYASMFYMYFDMKLISSILLLLNKRQASSRSFAHQIHVSLFVLHTLYDFCKFSFKFIECLYHLLIRAYHYVTQPNYYDINKSGIQKRIYPFIPKKFINVHTEVPVGPFVVDFLLLRRIDTQQSVRQLSETGKAKVTP from the coding sequence ATGTtgaaacatatttatttaagaaTAATGAATGCACAGAAATCGttgaagaagaaaaacataAGTAGGCATCCTAATAACTACCACTATATagataacaataatatgaCGAAGGAAAAATGGAtccaattaaaaaattattactcaCCCCATGAGAGTAACAGAACTACTGCATTGGATAGAAACGGGACAATTGACAAAGTAAGTACCTGTGTTGTTGATAGATGCATATGTGAAAAGGACCAAGCAGAAGACTGTATGAGGAAAGTAAATATTCATATGCGTAAATGTGAACAGTATATAGAGGGGGGAAACATAAAAGAAACAACGTTATTGTTAAGACAAGTAAACGGGAGGAATGGTTTGATCAAGGATAGAAGTTCCTGTATGAAGGGGAATAGAGATGGAGGTGAATTGAGGGACGAATATCATGTTAAAGATAAACATGAACATGAACGTAACAGAGCATATCATCCCAATAATGGCCCTTTGCCGCTACAGCTCGGAGGGGAAAAGAATACTCACCATAATAACCTTTTTTTAGATAAATTTGGTATTAGCAGTAAAAGGGGTAAAAACGAATTGAAGTGTGAATTGAAGAACGAGTTGAACGACAATTTAATGCTCGTTTTAAACTATTCGAGTCTGCAAGTTCTGCGGAGCTTGAATATGCGGTATGCTTACGTAAACAGCAAAGAGTATTTTATGTCCCTCTCATTGATATGCAACCAGCTAGCTGTGAACAAATTTAACGATAAAGAGTTTTGGCTCATTCTGAGTAATAAATTAACCAAggtgttaaaaataaaaaatataaataaaattttctgcATAAGGTGGCTATCCCTCATTTTAAATTCTTTTGCTAGAGTACATATCCTTAATAAAGACTTTATGAAAGAGGCTTCAGCTGTAATCATGCAGTGTAGATCGAAGGATGAAATGCACAGTTTTGATATATCCCAAATAGTAAATTCCTTTTCCAAGTTAAACTATATTGACTAcaatttatttgaatttcttgaaaaatttatatatgataaaatagaCGAGTTGAGCTATCAGTCTATtagtaatatatgtaatgctTATTGTAAATTAGGAaagaataatgaaatattattttcccaTTTAAGTAAAAGGGTTCAGACGAATTTAGACAAATTTAATGAACAAGAGCTAGCGAATATTCTGAATTCTTATTCTAAATTGAATGAAAAGTATGTTAATCTATTCAACAAATCGTTACAACATGTACTAGACAGgttttataaattcaaaCCGGTCGAAATAGTTATGATAACTAATGCATATTCTaagtgtaatatatattgtaaatcctttttttcctctctatattgttatattaaaaattactcAGCTCTTTTTCAACCAGGTGAACTAGCCATAATAGCCAACTCTTATGCAACGTTCAATATGAGGGAAGTGCACACatttgaatttattaaaaagagaataataaataaagaatatttgTTGGAAGACCGAAATGTAGCTATGCTTTTACATGCATATGGGAAATTGTTAATTCGAGATGAAGAtttcatattaaatttattaaaaaaaaaaaaagatgttaTTAAGTCACTAGATAGCAGAAATTTAACTCTCTTTTATGTTTCACTTGTAaagttaaatatacatattcctcctgatatatataaaagttttaaaattatgattTCGAAAAATTTATACTCCTTTACTGATTTGGCATTAGTATCCATATGCTATGCATCCatgttttatatgtattttgaCATGAAACTCATAAGCTCCATACTTTTATTACTAAATAAAAGACAAGCTAGTAGTAGATCTTTTGCTCACCAAATACATGTATCACTATTTGTTCTACACACACTATACGATTTTTGCAAATTTTCATTCAAATTTATTGAATGTTTATACCACCTTTTAATTAGAGCTTATCATTATGTCACTCAACCCAATTATTATGACATTAACAAGTCAGGTATTCAGAAAAGAATTTACCCATTCATtccaaaaaaatttatcaatGTCCACACAGAAGTGCCAGTGGGTCCCTTCGTTGTCGATTTTCTGCTGCTACGTAGGATCGATACGCAGCAGTCTGTCCGCCAGTTGAGTGAAACTGGGAAGGCGAAGGTGACACCTTAG
- a CDS encoding tetratricopeptide repeat protein, whose product MTAVRGSNYMMPNEEELDEFLTKVEDVTTKVRNLLDGKISVEDIEKEEKDILLKKRIKEIKREEEKEKEKRQFIMGREGKGNEDDYLFFCRYCFVEYNYHLTNCKRCNNVVVSKEERKKELNEKVRNYKNLKDKRNVRRSLWHKYLKENGDLKKNIKSMCTDENKCNDTNKHIVNYEKWDHYEPSTDTFDEDEKMVSYTPKNNKNFQLLEKKIDDDISKKKENKNIAYTIKMRGNTYFKEKKYMHAIDCYKDAINICKDYLSVYNNLALCYIKMHQYENSIQNCDKVIDYYTIFRNDFTIKNDVMFKSYSRKALALYKLHRFSDALESFQLAHSFDPTDEQVIEYIQKCTRILQDRGRAAGREEGKEVMYGFAVQNSKECSVETEKMDEMMCNPFLEGLPRDSIENSDQIRMNKSGEKNGENVEAEINMENLLRELSKLDIKKNDKKFYDYLKNVKKVIVQSEVIRLAFCSCAYELESKCNDRRKQITFLSFLVDKLNNILFYVKKELGGDVILKNDDVCINYEQVNISTYLKKCGNIIIGILTFILEESYHYSDFCINALKPVLTFYLIRKFSIPKCIYFICIIGKNENARKYFYHEIVQYSTVILKKFLGKMDDYIRRERSMYTQERMARFHMLRRHILKPSELQIFSVDMDDIMEKAADNSGGETSAVGGSAVKRSDAEGTTVNRSDAEGTTVEGTSVERGVVEGSACIICAGKRSVNNCTCNEKPANSIKKSNRSGINSFAGRCKSKKDCSSKGLERKMIRMYEEKYEFVNLFEILSNFTILPDVLNVLEKYFMKCILNIVIYINEQFYNFKDMHRNYLSLMINLVGHKKIRSFFIRTCWIHIFYFVEKCENIILIKSILSLIFNLTVSWNEEIKKDIILMELPIHHIKAKNANFVKLLHLTQSNDTRVSELSFLLLSRFYLYLYYVNTRENTTKETKICSHNVEYNSNKGDKSDLVNNLRTKIYKENDNSVQLDGVTFILIKKSLLTPLLLLSSKNNTTLTNQTNACINFICCLSKYTNFFTKILFEESTDPYGDHFIKTLSDKMVSIFLHTKGSKDINPSSFVLLNNVVMFFTQILKNISLKSGYNCEAVPPPSSSSAVALSSAVEMAVVAQIKIVIPHAMQLLTSPEKKLNKNISILLSYCFINSHLKPTILSLYNHDIERIYYALRIA is encoded by the coding sequence ATGACAGCGGTAAGGGGTAGCAACTACATGATGCCAAACGAAGAAGAACTTGACGAATTCCTAACCAAAGTAGAGGATGTAACAACAAAAGTGAGGAACTTGTTGGATGGAAAAATAAGTGTAGAAGATattgaaaaagaagaaaaggatATACTATTGAAAAAAcgaataaaagaaataaaaagagaagaagaaaaggaaaaggaaaaaagacaATTTATAATGGGTAGAGAAGGAAAAGGTAATGAAGATGACTATCTGTTCTTTTGTCGTTATTGTTTTGTtgaatataattatcatttaaCAAATTGTAAGAGGTGTAATAATGTAGTTGTAAGcaaagaagaaagaaaaaaagaattaaacgAAAAAGtgagaaattataaaaatttaaaagataagAGAAATGTACGCAGAAGTTTATggcataaatatttaaaggaaaatggggacttgaaaaaaaatattaagagtATGTGTACTGATGAAAATAAGTGTAATGatacaaataaacatattgTGAATTACGAGAAATGGGATCACTATGAACCGAGCACAGACACGTTTgatgaagatgaaaaaatGGTATCATATActccaaaaaataataaaaattttcaattacttgaaaagaaaattgaTGATGATatcagtaaaaaaaaagagaataaaaaCATTGCTTATACTATTAAAATGAGGGgcaatacatattttaaagaaaaaaaatatatgcatgccATTGACTGTTACAAAGATGCAATAAACATATGTAAAGACTACCTATCAGTGTATAATAATCTAGccttatgttatattaaaatgcaTCAGTATGAAAATTCTATTCAAAATTGCGATAAGGTTATTGACTATTATACCATTTTTCGAAACGATTttactattaaaaatgatgttATGTTTAAGAGTTATTCAAGAAAGGCACTCGCACTTTATAAACTACACAGATTTTCCGATGCTTTGGAAAGTTTCCAGTTAGCTCACTCGTTTGATCCCACTGATGAGCAGGTGATCGAGTACATCCAAAAGTGCACAAGGATACTGCAAGATAGGGGTAGAGCGGCGGGGCGAGAAGAGGGAAAAGAAGTAATGTACGGATTTGCAGTACAAAATAGTAAAGAATGTTCTGTAGAAACGGAAAAAATGGATGAAATGATGTGCAACCCCTTCTTAGAGGGGCTTCCGAGAGACAGTATAGAAAACAGCGACCAAATTCGCATGAACAAGTCAGGCGAAAAAAATGGCGAAAACGTGGAAGCCGAAATAAACATGGAGAATCTGCTTAGGGAACTGTCCAAAttggatataaaaaaaaatgacaagAAATTTTATGATTATCTAAAGAATGTTAAGAAGGTGATAGTACAAAGTGAAGTGATAAGATTGGCATTCTGTTCTTGTGCATACGAATTGGAAAGTAAGTGTAATGACAGGAGGAAACAAATTACGTTCTTATCGTTCCTTGTGGATAAACTTAAcaacattttgttttatgttaAGAAAGAGTTAGGAGGTGAtgtgatattaaaaaatgatgatgtgtgtataaattatgaacaagtgAACATAtcaacatatttaaaaaagtgcggtaatataattattggCATTTTAACTTTCATACTTGAAGAGAGTTACCATTACTCTGATTTTTGTATTAATGCATTGAAACCAGTTTTAACATTTTATCTTATAAGGAAGTTTAGTATTCctaagtgtatatattttatatgtatcattggaaaaaatgagaatgcaagaaaatatttctacCATGAAATAGTACAATACAGTActgttatattaaaaaagtttttagGAAAAATGGATGATTATATAAGAAGAGAAAGAAGTATGTACACGCAGGAGAGAATGGCACGCTTCCATATGTTGAGAAGGCACATACTGAAACCGAGCGAGCTGCAAATTTTTAGCGTCGATATGGATGATATTATGGAGAAGGCGGCAGACAACTCAGGGGGGGAAACAAGCGCTGTAGGAGGAAGCGCTGTAAAAAGAAGTGATGCAGAGGGAACCACTGTAAACAGAAGCGATGCAGAGGGAACCACTGTAGAAGGAACCTCTGTAGAAAGAGGAGTTGTAGAAGGAAGTGCATGCATCATTTGCGCAGGCAAACGCTCGGTAAATAACTGCACGTGTAACGAAAAACCCGCTAACAGTATTAAGAAAAGTAATCGATCTGGGATAAACTCCTTTGCAGGCCGCTGTAAAAGTAAGAAGGACTGCTCTTCAAAAGGATtggaaagaaaaatgatTCGCATGTACGAAGAGAAATACGAATTTGTAAACCTGTTCGAAATATTGTctaattttacaatattacCAGATGTGTTAAAcgtattagaaaaatattttatgaaatgtATACTTAacattgttatatatattaacgaGCAGTTTTACAACTTCAAGGATATGCATAGAAACTATTTATCTCTTATGATAAACTTAGTTGGACATAAGAAAATTCGATCCTTTTTTATTCGTACCTGTTggatacatatattttattttgtagaaaaatgtgaaaatataattttgataaaaagtatattatcTCTTATATTCAATTTAACTGTAAGTTGGaatgaagaaattaaaaaggatataatattaatggaGTTACCTATTCATCATATAAAAGCTAAGAATGCTAATTTTGTGAAGCTTCTTCATTTAACGCAGTCAAATGATACAAGAGTAAGCGAGTTGAGCTTTTTACTCTTAAGCAggttttatttgtatttgtacTATGTTAATACTAGGGAAAATACGACAAAGGAAACAAAGATATGTAGTCATAACGTGGAATATAATTCCAACAAAGGTGATAAGTCAGATCTAGTAAACAATTtaagaacaaaaatttacaaaGAAAACGATAACTCTGTTCAATTAGATGGAGTTACCTTTATTCTAATTAAAAAATCGCTCTTAActccattattattattatcatctaaaaataatactactTTAACAAATCAAACTAATGcatgtattaattttatttgctGTTTGTCCAAgtatactaatttttttacaaaaattttatttgaagAGAGCACTGATCCGTATGGCgatcattttattaaaacattatCAGACAAGATggtttccatttttttacaCACGAAGGGGAGTAAGGACATAAACCCATCGTCTTTCGTCTTACTCAATAACGTTGTTATGTTCTTCACGCagattttgaaaaatatttcgtTGAAGAGTGGTTATAACTGTGAAGCAGTGCCACCaccatcatcatcatcagcAGTAGCATTATCATCAGCGGTGGAAATGGCTGTTGTGGCACAAATCAAAATAGTAATTCCTCACGCAATGCAATTACTGACCAGTCCGGAAAAAAAGCtcaacaaaaatatttccatCCTTCTATCatattgttttataaataGCCATTTAAAACCAACAATTTTATCCCTGTACAACCACGATATCGAAAGAATATACTACGCCCTGCGGATTGCCTAG